GATAACACCTCAATTTCAGGGGAAACCATTGATTATGGCCCGTGTGCCTTTATTGACTATTATGACCCCAACATGGTCTTCAGTTCCATTGATACCATGGGAAGATACCGTTATGCCAATCAAAGCGCGATCATGAAATGGAACCTGCACTGTCTTGGCATTTGTTTACAAACGCTTTTAGGAAAAACAGATGAAGAGGCAATGGATGTGATTGATACCACCCTGGCAGAATTTGAGCAGGAATTTATTAATACCCACAAAAGTGGCATGCTGAAAAAAATCGGAATAGAAACCGCTTCTGATCAGGATGTTTACCTTCTTGGAGAACTGCTTGCCCTTATGCAGAACCAACAAGCCGATTTCACCCTCACGTTTCGATATCTTGCTGATCATGTAAAGCAAGGTTCAGACATGACACCGCAATTCCAAGACCTTTTTAACGCACCAGAGGAGGTCGCAGCCTGGCTAAAATCATGGCAGGCACGCATTGTTAAAGAAAATAGTCCTGAAGTCATCCAGACAAAAATGAACCGCGTTAATCCCCTTTTCATTCCAAGAAATCACTGGATTCAAAGGGCGATTAAAGATGCGGAAGCCAACAATGACTTCAGTCTGGTAGACCTATTGACGACACTTTATGAAAATCCTTTTACCGAACAGCCGGAATTTATAAATTACGCCCAGGCACCGGCCAAAGAAGAACGGGTTACCCGGACCTTTTGCGGCACCTGACCTGACATTTAATAATTGTTGATATTTCATCTATTTACTTGACAAAGGAGGGGGTTATATTCCATTCTATAAATAGTTCCGAGCTTTTTTATAAGAAAGGCCGTGTAATCTGCACGGATCTTTCAACGTTCGTAGTGGAGTTGAGCCTCGGTGTTGATAAACCAAGTCAACCCATGGCTTTTATTTCTAATTTAACCCGAAAGGTAAATTCCTGTGAATAACGATAAAAAATTTACGGTAATGGTGGTCGATGACATCCAGGAAAATATCGATATTCTCGCTACGGTATTAGGAATTCAGTACAACGTAAGTATAGCCATGGACGGAAAATCGGCTTTGGAGAGCGTTGCCAAGGAACCGCCTGATTTGATCCTTCTGGACATCATGATGCCGGAAATGGATGGTTTTGAAGTCTGCCGACATCTTAAAGAGCAACCCGAAACTAAGGATATTCCCATCATCTTCTTGACAGCAAAGACTGATGGAAAAAGTATTGTGGAGGGATTCCAAGCCGGCGCGGTGGATTACATCGGCAAACCGTTTAATGTGACCGAATTGTTGGTGCGCGTAAAGACACAGCTTGAGCTGAGCCATTCGCGAAGAGAAATGAAAAGAATCAATTCAAGACTGGAACATCTAACGATTCATGATGATTTGACCGGGCTTTACAATACACGCTATCTTTACGATGCCTTGTACCAGCTGGTTGAAAGCAGTAAAGCTGAAAACAGATCCTTTGCCCTGCTGTTTATGGATATTGATAATTTCAAATATGTTGTGGATACTTGCGGGCATCTGAACGGTAGCCGGGCGCTGCGAGAAATAGCCGAAACAATCATGGAATCAATTTCAAAGCCATGCTATGGGGTTGCGTATGGTGGGGATGAA
This window of the uncultured Desulfobacter sp. genome carries:
- a CDS encoding diguanylate cyclase, coding for MNNDKKFTVMVVDDIQENIDILATVLGIQYNVSIAMDGKSALESVAKEPPDLILLDIMMPEMDGFEVCRHLKEQPETKDIPIIFLTAKTDGKSIVEGFQAGAVDYIGKPFNVTELLVRVKTQLELSHSRREMKRINSRLEHLTIHDDLTGLYNTRYLYDALYQLVESSKAENRSFALLFMDIDNFKYVVDTCGHLNGSRALREIAETIMESISKPCYGVAYGGDEFVIVLPGFDKDQAIKTTENIRTRMKQTTYLKNEGCNVQLSASFGIAAFPDDATEARALLKLADQLMFRIKETSKDAIGCLSKTSDSDRAQPPSTLIN